Within the Syntrophales bacterium genome, the region GTTGCGTACCAGCCGCCTCCCTTCAGGTGAAATGTTGAAAGCGACATTAATTTATGCACATGTCCGCCACAGGACTGGCATGTTTGTATCGGCTGAGCCGTTATTCCCTGGAAAACCTCAAATTCTTTACCACACTTTCGGCACTTGTACTCGTAAATCGGCATATAGACAAACCTCCCAAATATATATGTTCTATTGAAAAGGCTGCATCCGGTACCGGTCGCTGAAACAATCCAGAACCAGATTCATCTCGGCGTCAGCCAATGGTTTAAGCAGGTTTCTGGTGATCCGGTGGACCTTCTCCTCTTCGGATGTCTTTTCATCTCCCGTGGCGTAAAAATCACCCGCGCCCCTTTCGAAACGGATAACATGCACCAGTTCGTGCGTCGCAACGTACAACAGCAGCGGTGAAAGGCGGACGAAACTGTCTGCCCTTTTAACCGCGTCAAGGATAACGTCGTCCTGAAGGCAGATGCGGTAGAAAACTATAGCTTCATCACCATTCCTGTCATGTTCCCGTTCCTTGTTTAACTCATACTTGAAAAGATGAGCGAAGGTGCCGTCGCAAATCTCGTGTTTTTCGAGAAAGGCGCGTGTCTTGACGTCATACCGGTGTAATTCTTGCTCCCCGGCATTGATGCCAAAAAAACGCCGCGTCATTATCTCAGCCTCCGCAAAGGACTGCCGGGCCAAGGCTATCTGTTCCTGGCTGAAATATCTCTCCATCTGCTCACCCAACGAGGGCTTTGAATTACCCCTGAAATCCGGAAACCAGTCTTTTCAAGATCTTCTGGATCCCGGGTCAAGCCCGGAATGACAGAAAAGGGCGTTTTTCAAAGCTTTCCCAACATCTCTGTCAACCGGCGGTATTATATGCACTGAACATAAACTGTCAACCGCGGATATCGACCGTTTGGAAAAAGGGGAAAACATTGGATAGCTATTTGCGGGGTGTGGTTTTTATCTCCCACCGGGCCTCGCAGAATTCGGCAAGCTGTTCCTCGCCTGCCGGGATGATATGACGAACGCTTCTGCCGAAAAACTTTTCCGAACTCCTGTATTTAAAAATGCCCCCGGTTGTGGTTGTCAGGTTTACCTGGCTCATCGGCAGAGACGTCGCATAGACGACAAAACGAACCGTGCCGAAGGGGGGCTGTGCGGTCAAATTGTAGCGATCGCCCTCGTCAGGGATCAGGTAGCGCTTGCCTTTTTCGAAGGAGGACAACTGGCGGTAATTATTGGGGAGTATCTGGTGG harbors:
- a CDS encoding zinc ribbon domain-containing protein translates to MPIYEYKCRKCGKEFEVFQGITAQPIQTCQSCGGHVHKLMSLSTFHLKGGGWYATDYGGKKAPVTEKSSEAKTAPAETAALPKTAEATSSKEKE